Proteins co-encoded in one Setaria viridis chromosome 9, Setaria_viridis_v4.0, whole genome shotgun sequence genomic window:
- the LOC117840007 gene encoding xyloglucan endotransglucosylase/hydrolase protein 31 produces MARPGDVPVRQATALLLACALAPLLTLPLQPCAAQQPPSPGYYPSATLRSLAFSEAYRTLWGPQHQTLSPDGRSLTLWMDRSSGSGFKSARAYRSGYFGASVRVQPGYTAGVNTAFYLSNSEEYPGHHDEIDMELLGTVPGEPYTLQTNVYVRGSGDGTIVGREMRFHLWFDPTADFHHYAIIWNPDQILFLVDDVPIRRYERKTEATFPDREMWAYGSIWDASDWATDGGRYRADYRYQPFVSRFADLKIGGCAADAPPQGCRPVPASPSGAALSPQQEAAMRWAQRNSMVYYYCLDSSRDRALYPEC; encoded by the exons ATGGCAAGGCCTGGTGATGTGCCGGTGCGGCAGGCAACTGCTCTCCTCCTGGCATGCGCGCTTGCTCCTCTGCTTACGCTGCCGCTGCAGCCCTGCGCCGCCCAGCAGCCTCCCTCTCCCGGCTACTACCCAAGCGCCACGCTCAGGTCGCTGGCCTTCTCCGAGGCCTACCGCACCCTGTGGGGCCCGCAGCACCAGACCCTCTCGCCGGACGGCAGGTCCCTGACGCTGTGGATGGACCGCAGCTCCGGCAGCGGGTTCAAGTCGGCGCGGGCGTACCGGAGCGGCTACTTCGGCGCCTCGGTCAGGGTGCAGCCGGGCTACACCGCCGGCGTCAACACCGCCTTCTAC CTGTCGAACAGCGAGGAGTACCCGGGGCACCACGACGAGATCGACATGGAGCTGCTGGGGACGGTGCCGGGGGAGCCGTACACGCTGCAGACCAACGTGTACgtgcgcggcagcggcgacggcacCATCGTCGGCCGGGAGATGAGGTTCCACCTCTGGTTCGACCCCACCGCCGACTTCCACCACTACGCCATCATCTGGAACCCCGACCAGATCCT GTTCCTGGTGGACGACGTGCCGATCCGGCGGTACGAGAGGAAGACGGAGGCCACGTTCCCGGACCGGGAGATGTGGGCGTACGGCTCCATCTGGGACGCCTCCGACTGGGCCACCGACGGCGGCCGCTACCGCGCCGACTACCGCTACCAGCCGTTCGTGTCGCGGTTCGCCGACCTCAAGATCGGCGGGTGCGCCGCGGACGCGCCGCCCCAGGGATGCCGCCCCGtgccggcgtcgccgtcgggggCGGCGCTCAGCCCGCAGCAGGAGGCCGCCATGCGGTGGGCGCAGCGGAACTCCATGGTGTACTACTACTGCCTCGACTCGTCCAGGGACCGCGCGCTCTACCCCGagtgctga